The following are from one region of the Bacteroidales bacterium genome:
- a CDS encoding oligosaccharide flippase family protein — protein sequence MNTLKRLAGQTAIYGLPTIAGRVLNYLLVPLYTRVFEPAEYGVVTELYAYVALLYVLLGYGMETAFFRFSKSGEDGKTIFSTALLSLTISTGIFLLLALVSSGSIASSMGYAENREYIVWFALILGFDSIASIPFARLRQQGKAGKFALIRSVNIITNIGLNLFFLLLCPYILRTYGASALLDLVYDPQIGIGYIFISNLVASSLTMLLLLKTIKGIRFKLDPGMWKQMISYSWPLLILGLAGIVNETFDRILLKYLLPVDSDPMVQVGIYGACYKVSILMTLFIQTYKYAAEPFFFEQMKNQDAKLLYARVMNYFVAICAFIFAAIMLNIDIFILFVGEEYRVGAPVIPILLMANLFLGIFYNLSVWFKITGKTLYGSLIAVFGMMVTLGLNFLLIPKIGYMGAAWATLACYGSMMILSYFIGRRHYPVPYNVLKITLFIAFAVLLYYLSTIFQPENNIIARIFSNLLLIGYVIFVLMVEKISSRK from the coding sequence TTGAATACCCTTAAACGACTAGCCGGTCAGACCGCCATTTACGGATTACCCACAATTGCCGGAAGGGTATTAAACTATTTATTGGTTCCACTTTACACTAGGGTTTTTGAACCTGCCGAATATGGAGTTGTCACAGAGCTATATGCGTATGTAGCACTTTTATACGTTTTACTTGGTTATGGGATGGAGACAGCATTTTTCCGGTTCTCAAAATCAGGAGAAGATGGCAAAACCATTTTTAGCACTGCGCTGCTCTCACTCACAATCAGCACTGGTATATTCCTGCTTCTTGCCCTGGTTTCATCTGGTTCCATTGCATCATCAATGGGTTATGCTGAAAATCGGGAATATATTGTTTGGTTTGCACTAATACTTGGATTCGACTCCATAGCCTCAATTCCATTTGCGCGGCTAAGGCAGCAGGGCAAGGCAGGCAAATTTGCACTCATAAGAAGTGTTAATATTATCACGAATATTGGGTTAAACCTGTTTTTTCTTCTTTTATGCCCGTATATTCTGCGAACCTATGGCGCCTCAGCATTACTTGATCTTGTTTACGATCCGCAAATTGGTATAGGTTATATCTTCATTTCCAACCTGGTTGCAAGCAGTTTGACAATGCTGCTTCTGCTGAAAACCATAAAAGGGATCAGATTTAAACTTGATCCAGGAATGTGGAAGCAAATGATTTCGTACTCCTGGCCATTACTTATACTTGGACTTGCGGGAATTGTGAATGAGACCTTTGACCGGATACTGCTCAAGTATTTATTGCCAGTGGATTCCGATCCTATGGTGCAAGTAGGAATTTATGGTGCTTGCTATAAAGTCTCAATACTTATGACGCTTTTTATACAAACTTATAAGTATGCAGCCGAACCATTTTTCTTTGAACAAATGAAAAATCAGGATGCAAAGCTTTTGTATGCCCGTGTGATGAACTATTTTGTAGCCATTTGTGCTTTTATTTTTGCCGCCATAATGCTTAACATTGACATCTTTATTTTGTTTGTAGGTGAGGAATACCGTGTCGGCGCTCCAGTAATTCCTATATTATTGATGGCAAATTTATTTCTTGGAATCTTCTATAATCTTTCGGTGTGGTTTAAGATCACAGGGAAAACTTTATATGGATCGCTGATTGCCGTTTTTGGAATGATGGTTACTCTTGGACTTAACTTTTTATTGATTCCTAAAATTGGATATATGGGCGCAGCCTGGGCAACACTTGCATGTTATGGCAGTATGATGATATTATCCTATTTCATTGGCCGGCGCCATTATCCGGTTCCATACAATGTTCTGAAAATCACTTTATTCATCGCATTTGCGGTCCTGCTTTATTATCTGAGTACCATTTTCCAGCCAGAGAACAACATAATTGCAAGAATTTTCAGCAATCTACTATTGATTGGCTATGTGATATTTGTTCTGATGGTTGAAAAGATTTCATCCAGGAAATGA
- a CDS encoding GHKL domain-containing protein, with translation MRKLIFKKELFNGFAIGAVLIIIAILIGYYFQYTNHKERYVTRVQNELSEKSDLLEEHLKRLAKVPVEELFNTALDKELCEMDVYFLAYLDNNLIYWSNNTTPVDYIYDSVLFSQGFIQLENGYYLVKTLSNDTCLYVGLLTIKRSYKYENEYIKNEFNKCFDLPDGTRIGFERNQLDIFDKAGKYLFSLVLPEENDIKDSFALLLLALYLAALLFVVVTLYQIYLTVSAYHKEKKWFFALFVAFVVILRVITFYFTIPEVLYSTKLFGPSYLAISGIVPSLGDLIVNAAMLLIIAWYFFSSFRFNLRPQIPQYKKLVTAFTLIFHVFIFFHIYQLLFNRIVFDSVISFNLGNVFGISVHGFLGFLVIAALLFAFFLISARLCMAAFEIFPEKKHYVLLIVGTTMIASIVSILRNHFDPATILFLFFYILTFVFIGKLKSKLVSFAWVIFYLVAFALITTYSLQKLNTRKEKQERKLIALELASDRDKVAEYQFSIVENEIYNDTVLIDLLSETYNYPELEAKATDHIITTHFGRYWANYQILATICYPGKLLHIRPGDYIIECRSYFEGYIQSLGDSTESKSLFYIFPGANYLARFEFSVLHHGFENPVTVYIEIDSKTVTKGLGYPELLLDGASEKSRDLYNYSYANFINGELASSAGKYTYTFKDAGWPTGQGSFTYFDRNKFNHLLYNTSPDRQLVVSLPKPGFLDLVAPFSYLFIFFGLFVFSFRLIVGFPYRLSFSEISFRNRIQYSMFGIVLISFLIIGVSTLFFISRLNHNKNISILSEKSHSVLIELEHKLVNVDRLDNEIRGYLGDLLTKFSLVFFTDINLYDPQGWLLASSRSQIFEEGLVSDRMNPEAYKQLAIQNKASFIQNESIGSYDYLSAYLPLRNDQNNLIGFVNLPYFARQSELRQEISSFLVTFTNIYVILMAIGLFLALLLSDYLLRPLMILKANIRKVKLSESTQKIEWKGKDEISELIEEYNRMTGELVRSAELLARSERESAWREMARQVAHEIKNPLTPMKLSVQHLQKAWNEKASDWDGRLQKFTQTLTQQIDSLSEIASAFSDFATMPVAAHERVNLKEIISNVAVLYNDLENITIQTNFSSDDHACNVLADKKQILRIFNNLVQNSVQAIGIAKDGLIQIEINTENSFWLVAITDNGGGISPELEGKIFSPYFTTKSSGMGLGLAIVQNIISGIGGSISFKSSEKTGTTFELRFPILDESIE, from the coding sequence ATGAGAAAACTGATTTTTAAAAAAGAGCTGTTCAATGGTTTTGCAATCGGTGCAGTACTGATTATTATAGCCATTCTTATTGGATACTATTTTCAATATACCAATCACAAAGAAAGATATGTTACCAGGGTTCAAAATGAACTTTCTGAAAAATCCGATCTGCTTGAAGAGCATCTAAAACGCTTAGCCAAAGTTCCGGTTGAAGAACTTTTTAACACGGCCCTGGATAAAGAGCTATGTGAGATGGATGTTTATTTTCTCGCTTACCTTGATAACAATTTGATTTATTGGTCCAATAACACCACCCCAGTTGATTACATCTACGATTCTGTTCTATTTAGTCAGGGTTTCATCCAACTGGAAAATGGTTATTACTTAGTAAAAACTTTGAGCAACGATACTTGTTTGTATGTTGGTCTTTTAACTATAAAGAGGAGCTATAAATATGAAAATGAGTATATTAAGAACGAGTTTAACAAATGCTTCGATCTTCCTGATGGAACCAGAATTGGTTTTGAAAGAAATCAGCTTGACATATTTGATAAAGCGGGTAAGTATCTGTTCTCATTAGTATTACCTGAGGAAAATGATATAAAAGATTCATTTGCATTACTCCTTCTGGCGCTATATCTCGCAGCACTCTTATTTGTTGTTGTTACGCTTTATCAGATTTATTTAACGGTAAGCGCTTATCATAAAGAAAAGAAATGGTTTTTCGCCTTGTTTGTTGCCTTCGTCGTAATTCTAAGGGTGATTACTTTTTATTTTACAATCCCGGAGGTTTTATATTCAACAAAGCTTTTTGGGCCATCTTATCTTGCGATATCCGGCATCGTTCCATCACTCGGCGATTTGATCGTTAATGCAGCAATGCTTCTTATTATTGCATGGTATTTCTTTAGTTCATTTCGATTTAATTTACGACCGCAGATACCGCAATACAAAAAACTGGTCACAGCATTTACGCTGATTTTCCATGTTTTTATCTTCTTTCATATTTACCAGCTTTTATTCAATCGTATTGTATTTGATTCAGTTATATCGTTCAACCTTGGAAATGTTTTTGGTATAAGCGTACATGGATTTCTCGGTTTTTTAGTAATAGCAGCTTTGCTTTTTGCTTTTTTTCTTATAAGCGCCAGGTTATGCATGGCTGCATTTGAAATTTTTCCTGAGAAGAAACATTATGTGCTGCTCATTGTCGGAACCACAATGATTGCCTCTATTGTTAGCATTTTACGCAATCACTTTGATCCGGCAACCATCTTATTTCTATTTTTCTACATTTTAACATTTGTATTTATTGGGAAGCTTAAATCCAAATTGGTTTCGTTTGCCTGGGTCATTTTTTATTTGGTTGCATTTGCGTTAATCACAACTTATTCACTGCAAAAGCTAAATACCCGAAAAGAAAAGCAGGAACGAAAGCTTATTGCGCTGGAGCTTGCTTCTGACAGGGACAAGGTGGCTGAGTATCAGTTTTCAATAGTCGAAAATGAAATTTACAACGACACTGTTCTAATTGATTTACTTTCGGAAACCTATAATTACCCCGAGCTTGAAGCAAAAGCCACTGATCATATTATCACAACTCATTTCGGACGATATTGGGCTAATTATCAGATTCTTGCGACCATTTGTTATCCCGGCAAGTTACTTCACATCAGGCCTGGCGATTACATAATAGAATGCAGATCATACTTTGAAGGATATATCCAATCACTCGGAGATTCAACTGAATCCAAAAGCCTGTTCTATATCTTTCCGGGAGCCAATTACCTTGCCCGGTTTGAGTTTTCAGTATTACATCATGGGTTTGAGAACCCTGTAACAGTTTATATTGAGATTGACTCAAAAACGGTGACAAAAGGCTTAGGTTATCCAGAGTTGCTTCTTGATGGGGCTTCAGAAAAATCAAGAGATCTTTATAATTATTCCTATGCAAATTTTATTAATGGCGAACTTGCCAGTAGTGCAGGGAAATACACATACACTTTTAAGGATGCAGGATGGCCCACAGGACAAGGCTCTTTTACCTATTTCGACCGGAATAAATTTAACCACCTGCTTTATAATACGAGCCCTGACAGGCAGTTGGTAGTAAGTCTTCCCAAACCAGGTTTTTTGGATTTGGTAGCACCATTTTCGTATCTGTTTATTTTCTTCGGATTATTTGTCTTTTCTTTCAGGCTCATAGTTGGGTTCCCATACAGGTTATCGTTTTCGGAAATCAGTTTCAGAAACAGGATACAATATTCAATGTTTGGAATTGTTTTAATCTCATTTCTAATTATTGGCGTTTCAACATTATTTTTCATCTCAAGACTCAATCATAATAAAAACATAAGTATCCTCAGCGAAAAGAGCCATTCCGTGCTGATAGAACTCGAGCATAAATTAGTAAATGTTGACAGGTTGGATAATGAAATCCGAGGGTACCTTGGCGATCTTTTAACCAAATTTTCGTTGGTGTTTTTTACTGATATTAATCTGTACGACCCGCAGGGTTGGTTGCTTGCTTCAAGCAGATCGCAAATATTTGAAGAGGGATTGGTTTCGGACAGGATGAATCCGGAAGCATACAAACAACTTGCCATTCAAAACAAAGCTTCTTTTATCCAAAACGAATCAATAGGAAGCTATGACTATCTATCGGCCTATCTTCCATTACGAAATGATCAAAACAACCTGATCGGTTTTGTTAATTTACCATACTTTGCACGTCAAAGTGAGTTGCGCCAGGAAATATCATCATTTCTTGTAACCTTCACGAACATTTATGTAATACTCATGGCAATAGGATTATTCCTTGCACTTTTACTTTCTGATTACCTGCTTCGGCCACTTATGATCCTTAAAGCCAATATCAGAAAGGTGAAGCTAAGCGAATCAACACAGAAAATTGAATGGAAAGGAAAGGATGAGATCAGTGAATTAATTGAAGAATACAACAGAATGACCGGGGAATTGGTAAGATCGGCTGAGTTGCTTGCTCGATCGGAACGTGAGAGTGCCTGGCGCGAAATGGCCCGTCAGGTTGCGCATGAAATTAAGAACCCTCTTACACCTATGAAGCTTAGTGTGCAACATCTGCAAAAAGCGTGGAATGAGAAAGCTTCCGATTGGGATGGGAGGTTACAAAAGTTCACCCAAACACTTACTCAACAAATTGACTCACTATCTGAGATTGCGTCTGCCTTTTCAGATTTTGCCACAATGCCGGTTGCCGCGCACGAAAGAGTTAACCTTAAAGAAATTATAAGTAATGTAGCTGTGCTGTATAATGATCTGGAAAATATCACTATTCAAACCAATTTTTCTTCTGATGATCATGCTTGTAACGTCCTTGCTGATAAAAAGCAAATATTGAGAATTTTTAATAATCTGGTTCAGAATTCAGTGCAGGCAATCGGAATTGCAAAGGATGGTTTAATACAAATTGAAATCAATACAGAAAATAGTTTTTGGTTGGTTGCAATCACTGATAATGGTGGAGGAATCAGCCCCGAACTTGAGGGAAAAATCTTTTCTCCTTATTTCACAACCAAGAGTAGCGGAATGGGACTTGGATTGGCCATTGTTCAAAACATCATATCAGGTATTGGTGGCAGCATAAGTTTTAAGTCATCAGAAAAAACAGGAACAACTTTCGAGTTGCGTTTCCCAATCCTGGATGAAAGTATTGAATAG
- a CDS encoding class I SAM-dependent methyltransferase, producing MAIEELPTQRCFICNGTEFHKFLRLNDYFLSQEVFELCKCLTCGLLYTLPQPDPESIIKYYNSNEYTSHNTAQRSLKNLLYLQARKIALGRKMQMIKEHQEIGQILDIGAGTAEFLNYCRKQKWNITGVEPNAKGREIAFERHGIILQHEVDLSILEKGSMDVITMWHVLEHIADPLSQLELNYQLLNNKNGMLVLALPNYESWDAKKYGKFWAAYDVPRHLYHFTKESVKLLAEKSGFRIVEIHPMKFDSFYICLLSEKYKHGKMNYVKAFANGIRSNSLAKKDSFGYSSLVYLLKKA from the coding sequence ATGGCCATAGAAGAACTGCCAACTCAGCGTTGTTTTATTTGTAATGGAACTGAATTCCATAAATTTCTCAGATTGAATGACTATTTTCTTAGCCAGGAAGTATTTGAGTTATGCAAATGCTTAACTTGTGGATTGCTTTATACCTTACCTCAGCCTGATCCCGAATCTATTATAAAATATTATAATTCCAATGAATATACTTCGCACAACACAGCTCAACGCTCTCTGAAAAACTTGCTTTACCTTCAGGCCAGAAAGATTGCTTTAGGCCGAAAAATGCAAATGATAAAAGAGCATCAGGAGATTGGCCAAATATTAGATATTGGAGCAGGAACTGCTGAGTTTTTAAATTATTGCCGCAAACAAAAATGGAACATTACAGGAGTTGAACCTAACGCCAAAGGCCGGGAAATTGCTTTTGAGCGTCATGGGATTATATTGCAACATGAAGTTGATTTATCAATTCTTGAAAAAGGATCAATGGATGTTATAACAATGTGGCATGTGTTGGAGCATATCGCTGATCCATTATCTCAGCTAGAATTAAATTACCAACTTCTCAACAATAAGAACGGCATGCTTGTTCTTGCTCTTCCTAATTATGAGTCGTGGGATGCAAAAAAATATGGCAAATTTTGGGCTGCTTATGACGTGCCAAGACATTTGTATCATTTTACAAAAGAATCGGTAAAACTGCTGGCTGAAAAATCAGGATTCAGAATTGTTGAAATCCATCCAATGAAATTTGATTCGTTTTATATTTGTCTTTTGAGCGAAAAATACAAGCATGGAAAAATGAATTATGTTAAGGCGTTTGCGAATGGAATACGCTCAAACAGCTTGGCAAAAAAGGACAGTTTTGGATATTCGAGTTTAGTCTACTTGCTAAAAAAGGCATAA